A genomic region of Longimicrobium sp. contains the following coding sequences:
- a CDS encoding pyridoxal phosphate-dependent aminotransferase, translated as MDRRRIDIAPPNIPGFRAVPFTGVIYVMAEASKRGYAYGHPDWCNLGQGMPETGPLPGAPPRILEAPISTADQEYAPVAGIPELRTAVADLYNHLYRQGKASQYTADNVCICGGGRLGLTRTVAALGEINLGHFLPDYTAYEELLNVFRMFTAIPILLEGTDGYRFDMGRLEREIMGRGLSALLLSNPSNPTGRTIRGLELASWVEAARRLECTLLLDEFYSHYAWCASPDEDGLVSAARYVDDVDNDPVVIMDGLTKNWRYPGWRTTWVVGPKAVIEAVTSAGSFLDGGGSRPLQRAAVGLLEPAAVRAETAAIRGAFLRKRRILLDGLRDAGMRLDVEPEGTFYIWADLAGLPEPLNDGMDFFQAALEEKVICVPGEFFDINPGKRRSGRASRFRTYARFSF; from the coding sequence ATGGACCGCAGACGTATCGACATTGCACCGCCAAACATCCCCGGCTTCCGCGCCGTTCCGTTCACCGGTGTGATCTACGTGATGGCCGAGGCCTCCAAGCGCGGCTACGCCTACGGCCACCCCGACTGGTGCAACCTGGGCCAGGGGATGCCCGAAACCGGCCCCCTTCCCGGCGCGCCGCCGCGCATCCTGGAGGCGCCCATCAGCACGGCGGACCAGGAGTACGCGCCCGTCGCCGGCATCCCCGAGCTGCGCACCGCCGTCGCCGACCTGTACAACCACCTGTACCGTCAGGGCAAGGCGTCGCAATACACCGCCGACAACGTGTGCATCTGCGGCGGCGGCCGGCTGGGGCTCACCCGCACGGTCGCGGCGCTGGGGGAAATCAACCTGGGGCACTTCCTTCCCGACTACACGGCGTACGAGGAGCTGCTGAACGTCTTCCGCATGTTCACGGCGATCCCCATCCTGCTGGAAGGCACCGACGGCTACCGCTTCGACATGGGGCGGCTGGAGCGCGAGATCATGGGCCGCGGCCTTTCGGCACTGCTGCTCTCCAACCCGTCGAACCCCACGGGGCGCACCATCCGCGGGCTGGAATTGGCGTCGTGGGTAGAGGCGGCGCGGCGGCTGGAGTGCACGCTGCTGCTGGACGAGTTCTACTCGCACTACGCATGGTGCGCCTCGCCCGACGAGGACGGGCTCGTCTCGGCCGCCCGCTACGTGGACGACGTGGACAACGATCCGGTCGTCATCATGGACGGGCTGACCAAGAACTGGCGCTACCCCGGCTGGCGCACCACGTGGGTCGTGGGTCCCAAGGCGGTGATCGAGGCGGTGACGAGCGCGGGCTCGTTCCTGGACGGCGGCGGCAGCCGGCCCCTTCAGCGCGCCGCCGTCGGTCTGCTGGAGCCCGCGGCGGTGCGCGCCGAGACGGCCGCCATCCGCGGCGCCTTCCTTCGCAAGCGGCGCATTCTGCTCGACGGGCTGCGCGACGCCGGCATGCGGCTGGACGTGGAGCCCGAGGGGACGTTCTACATCTGGGCGGACCTGGCGGGCCTTCCCGAGCCGCTGAACGACGGGATGGACTTCTTCCAGGCCGCGCTTGAGGAAAAGGTGATCTGCGTCCCGGGCGAGTTCTTCGATATCAACCCTGGCAAGCGCCGCAGCGGCCGCGCATCGCGGTTCCGCACCTACGCGCGCTTTTCGTTC